The Lepidochelys kempii isolate rLepKem1 chromosome 5, rLepKem1.hap2, whole genome shotgun sequence genome window below encodes:
- the SPTLC1 gene encoding serine palmitoyltransferase 1 isoform X6 yields the protein MRTEESIIYSYGFATIASAIPAYSKRGDIVFVDEAACFAIQKGLQASRSNVKLFKHNDMADLERLLKEQEIEDQKNPRKACVTRRFILVEGLYMNTGDICPLPELIKLKYKYKVRIFLEESLSFGVLGEYGRGVTEHFGINIDDIDLISANMENSLASIGGFCCGRSFVIDHQRLSGQGYCFSASLPPLLAAAAIEALNIMEENPVIFQILREKCKRIHKALQRISGLLVVGESFSPALHLQLEETSGSRENDMKLLKRIADYCMNRSIALTQARYLEKEEKCLPPPSIRVVITVEQTEEELDKAASIIREAAESVLN from the exons ATGAGGACAGAGGAATCTATTATATACTCATATGGATTTGCCACAATTGCCAGTGCTATTCCAGCATATTCAAAGCGAGGGGACATAGTGTTTGT AGATGAAGCTGCCTGCTTTGCTATTCAGAAAGGATTACAGGCATCTCGAAGTAACGTTAAGTTATTTAAACATAATGATATGGCTGACCTTGAGCGACTTCTGAAAGAACAAGAGATTGAAGATCAAAAG AATCCTCGTAAGGCCTGTGTAACTCGAAGGTTTATTCTGGTGGAAGGGCTATATATGAATACTGGAGATATTTGTCCTCTTCCAGAATTG AtaaaattgaaatataaatataaagtgaggatTTTTTTGGAGGAAAGCCTTTCCTTTGGAGTCCTCGGAGAATATGGACGAGGTGTTACAGAACACTTTGGAATAAAT ATTGATGATATAGATCTGATTAGTGCAAACATGGAGAATTCCCTGGCTTCTATTGGAGGATTTTGCTGTGGAAGATCTTTTGTTATTGACCATCAG cGATTGTCGGGTCAGGGTTACTGCTTTTCAGCCTCTCTGCCTCCCCTactagctgctgctgctattgaGGCCCTCAATATCATGGAAGAAAATCCAG tCATTTTTCAGATTTTACGAGAGAAATGCAAACGGATTCACAAAGCTTTGCAAAG AATCTCTGGTCTACTAGTTGTGGGAGAGTCATTTTCTCCAGCATTACACCTTCAGTTAGAAGAGACCAGTGGATCTCGAGAGAATGATATGAAGTTACTCAAGAGAATTGCAGATTAT TGTATGAATAGAAGTATTGCATTAACTCAGGCCCGCTAtctggagaaggaagagaaatgtCTTCCGCCGCCGAG TATTCGAGTAGTGATAACAGTGGAACAAACTGAAGAAGAATTGGATAAAGCTGCATCGATTATCAGGGAAGCTGCAGAGTCTGTACTGAATTAA